A part of Dermacentor variabilis isolate Ectoservices chromosome 10, ASM5094787v1, whole genome shotgun sequence genomic DNA contains:
- the Snm1 gene encoding DNA cross-link repair protein snm1 yields MPQAVFALLGNMSTFSGTLVEYERLSIDRFDGHNVNSTAFFLSHCHRDHMQGIDGGAFRKRLRSRGDLKLYASAVSCRLLLNELKYAWLRRRLTALPLDAPTTLTVPADGAGSYTVVVTAIPANHCAGSVMFLLEGERGTVLYTGDFRLDVGSASNLGSLHCDAGRLKPIDAAYVDTTLCRPDAAYVPTRQDSERALVDFFEPKFRVGGALRLALPGAKLGYETLFTSLALAFGMKVHVSRGQMSRYAGIVDVVESLTLDAETTRIHADCKCDVGPNCVTVKPSAMWFAQRVAPSRLIERVADGVHRLCYSTHASLAEVRDFVRYLQPRTVRANVCLRGVDVATLLGVASSSRAQEPAWNFWGPDDDEPSGTTDVADKLPSRTTTVLSRWPRTAVRPAPYPVSSMIDALL; encoded by the coding sequence ATGCCGCAGGCGGTGTTTGCCCTGCTAGGAAACATGAGCACGTTTAGTGGGACGTTGGTGGAATACGAACGACTATCCATCGATCGTTTTGATGGACACAACGTCAACTCGACCGCCTTCTTTCTGTCACACTGCCACCGCGATCACATGCAGGGTATTGACGGCGGCGCGTTCCGAAAACGACTGCGGAGCAGAGGCGATCTGAAGCTGTACGCGTCCGCGGTGTCGTGTCGACTGCTGCTCAACGAACTCAAGTACGCCTGGCTACGCCGCCGACTGACAGCGCTGCCGCTGGATGCACCTACGACGCTAACCGTGCCGGCCGACGGCGCGGGCAGCTACACAGTCGTCGTCACTGCCATTCCCGCAAATCACTGCGCCGGCTCTGTGATGTTCCTCCTGGAAGGCGAACGCGGGACCGTCCTTTACACGGGCGACTTCAGGCTCGACGTCGGCAGCGCATCGAACCTGGGGTCGCTCCACTGCGACGCTGGCCGTTTGAAGCCCATCGACGCGGCCTACGTTGACACGACGCTGTGTCGCCCCGACGCAGCCTACGTCCCCACCCGGCAAGACAGCGAGCGAGCCTTGGTGGATTTCTTTGAACCAAAGTTCAGGGTAGGCGGAGCCCTACGACTGGCGCTGCCCGGCGCTAAGCTGGGCTACGAGACGTTGTTCACGTCGCTCGCATTAGCGTTCGGCATGAAGGTTCATGTATCGAGGGGTCAGATGTCTCGCTACGCCGGTATCGTCGACGTGGTGGAATCTCTGACTCTTGATGCGGAGACGACCCGGATCCACGCCGACTGCAAGTGCGACGTAGGGCCAAACTGCGTGACGGTCAAGCCGTCGGCTATGTGGTTCGCTCAGCGTGTGGCACCGAGTCGTCTGATAGAAAGAGTTGCCGACGGCGTCCATCGACTTTGTTACTCGACGCACGCCTCACTTGCCGAGGTGCGCGATTTCGTGCGCTATTTGCAGCCGCGTACGGTGCGGGCTAACGTTTGCCTGCGTGGTGTGGACGTCGCAACCCTCCTGGGTGTCGCCAGTAGCAGCCGAGCCCAAGAGCCCGCATGGAACTTCTGGGGCCCTGATGACGACGAACCTTCTGGAACCACGGACGTCGCAGATAAACTTCCTTCTCGTACGACGACGGTGCTCAGTCGTTGGCCACGGACGGCTGTTCGACCAGCGCCATATCCAGTGTCGAGTATGATCGATGCATTGCTGTAG